A genomic region of Leptotrichia hofstadii contains the following coding sequences:
- a CDS encoding GerMN domain-containing protein, whose product MQKQENLNEEKTKKKKSNFRKNLFVTLLFFGTVAVVLVNRYDRRHRSKIHVEVDKNLVQETTQEEEAQNKISIFVYDPAAKTVNEREITVPRQMNLIEGDFINGIIRNSNYITEDMKFRSAYNLRIDNVNTTVVKLNAPFANLKKDTELFNGFSQAVTNTILKNFPNIQSVIIQIDGETNTK is encoded by the coding sequence ATGCAAAAACAAGAAAATTTAAATGAGGAAAAAACTAAAAAGAAAAAAAGTAACTTTCGAAAAAATCTTTTTGTAACATTGCTTTTTTTTGGAACAGTAGCAGTTGTTCTTGTAAATCGTTATGACAGAAGGCATAGGAGCAAGATTCATGTAGAGGTGGATAAAAACCTGGTGCAGGAAACGACACAAGAAGAAGAAGCTCAGAATAAAATTTCCATCTTTGTGTATGATCCTGCTGCAAAGACAGTTAATGAAAGGGAAATTACAGTCCCACGGCAAATGAACCTTATAGAAGGTGACTTTATAAATGGAATTATAAGAAATTCCAACTATATTACGGAAGACATGAAATTTAGAAGCGCATACAATCTTAGAATTGATAATGTAAATACAACAGTTGTGAAGTTAAATGCGCCATTTGCCAACCTAAAAAAAGATACCGAATTGTTTAACGGATTTTCTCAGGCTGTGACAAATACAATATTAAAGAACTTTCCAAATATTCAAAGTGTAATAATTCAGATAGACGGGGAGACAAATACAAAATAA
- a CDS encoding putative quinol monooxygenase: MIHILASFEVKNDKLSDFIKLCNELIKESRAEEGCVSYHLQQNTEKENHLVFVEEWKSNEAIEKHNASGHFTRIVPLLVEMCENAPVIQTFSRLV, translated from the coding sequence ATGATTCATATATTAGCAAGTTTTGAAGTGAAAAATGATAAATTGTCTGATTTTATCAAACTTTGTAATGAACTTATAAAGGAAAGCCGTGCAGAAGAGGGATGTGTTTCCTATCATTTGCAGCAAAATACAGAAAAGGAAAACCATTTGGTATTTGTTGAAGAATGGAAGTCTAACGAAGCTATTGAAAAGCATAATGCAAGCGGGCATTTTACTAGAATTGTACCATTATTAGTAGAAATGTGTGAAAATGCTCCAGTTATTCAGACATTTAGCAGATTAGTTTAA
- a CDS encoding glycosyltransferase family 9 protein, translated as MKILIIRFSSFGDVVLTTPAIRAIKEKYPEAVIDFIVYNTFSEAISLNPEIRNLVIFEKKKSKDRNYIKDIVNKLKIENYDYVIDLHSKFLSRIIGKSLANKNTQYCRYKKRKWWKTILVKAKLITYNADCTIVESYFMALKKLGISFSNKNMKNGFGDNLEFYIDKEMEEEFVQKYDLKDESYFVLAPGASKFTKKWPYYDELAKKILENESKFVKNNENLRIFVIGGKEDANVVKVHGDGRVIDLCGKISFKESGILLKYSKIAVVNDSGPFHIARAVKAKTFVFFGPTDPKLFSFEKSTFLLNNPNCPSHSLYGDDKFPKKYADCMTGILVETVFDKIVKEYDN; from the coding sequence ATGAAAATATTAATAATAAGATTTAGTTCATTTGGAGATGTGGTTCTTACAACTCCAGCGATAAGGGCAATTAAGGAGAAATATCCAGAGGCTGTAATAGATTTTATAGTTTATAATACTTTTTCTGAGGCAATTTCATTGAATCCTGAAATTAGAAATTTGGTAATTTTTGAGAAAAAGAAAAGCAAGGATAGAAACTATATAAAAGATATTGTAAATAAACTGAAAATAGAGAATTATGACTACGTTATTGATTTACATTCCAAATTTCTTTCCAGAATTATTGGAAAAAGCCTTGCAAACAAGAATACTCAGTATTGCCGATATAAAAAGAGAAAATGGTGGAAAACTATACTTGTAAAAGCGAAACTTATTACATATAATGCAGATTGCACAATTGTTGAGAGTTATTTTATGGCGTTAAAAAAATTGGGAATAAGTTTTTCTAATAAAAATATGAAAAATGGATTTGGAGATAATCTGGAATTTTATATTGATAAAGAAATGGAAGAAGAATTTGTACAAAAATATGATTTGAAAGATGAAAGTTATTTTGTGCTGGCTCCTGGAGCCTCTAAATTTACGAAAAAATGGCCTTATTATGATGAACTGGCAAAAAAGATTCTCGAAAATGAAAGTAAATTTGTAAAAAATAATGAAAATTTGAGAATTTTTGTGATTGGCGGAAAAGAAGACGCGAATGTTGTAAAAGTTCATGGAGATGGACGAGTGATTGATTTGTGCGGAAAAATTTCTTTTAAGGAAAGTGGAATATTATTAAAATATTCAAAAATAGCTGTTGTAAATGATTCAGGACCTTTTCATATAGCAAGAGCCGTAAAAGCCAAAACTTTTGTATTTTTTGGACCAACTGATCCAAAATTATTTTCCTTTGAAAAAAGTACATTTTTGCTAAATAATCCAAACTGTCCGTCGCATTCACTTTATGGAGATGACAAATTTCCTAAGAAATATGCAGATTGTATGACGGGAATTTTGGTAGAAACTGTATTTGACAAAATTGTTAAGGAATATGACAATTAA
- the tsaD gene encoding tRNA (adenosine(37)-N6)-threonylcarbamoyltransferase complex transferase subunit TsaD — MKILAFETSCDETSVAVVEDGKRILSNIISTQIDIHKEFGGVVPEIASRHHIENILPVFTEALEKANCELSDIDYIAVTNTPGLIGSLLVGLMFAKSLSYANNIPLLPVNHINGHIFSSFIDNDVKLPAISLVVSGGHTNLYYIYKENEKIITDLLGETLDDAVGETYDKIARILGLEYPGGPHIDRLSVNGEDILKIKKPKVDGYNFSFSGIKTFITNYVNNQKMKGNPISKEDIAKSLQEIIVNVLYDKIFMAVKEKDVKTILVAGGVSANRRLREKFSEFKNIQTNEGNQIEVHFPKMEYCTDNAAMIGVAAYYDLKNNSQIELGKQYDVDAISTKN; from the coding sequence ATGAAGATACTTGCATTTGAAACATCCTGTGATGAAACTTCCGTTGCAGTTGTAGAAGATGGAAAAAGGATTTTAAGCAATATTATTTCCACTCAGATTGATATTCATAAGGAATTTGGAGGGGTAGTTCCTGAAATTGCCTCACGGCATCACATTGAAAATATTTTACCAGTATTTACCGAAGCTCTGGAAAAAGCAAACTGTGAATTAAGTGATATTGATTACATCGCTGTGACAAACACTCCTGGACTTATCGGTTCCCTGCTTGTAGGCTTAATGTTCGCAAAATCCTTGAGTTACGCCAACAACATTCCACTACTTCCAGTAAATCACATTAATGGACATATTTTCTCAAGTTTTATTGATAACGATGTAAAATTACCTGCAATATCACTAGTTGTATCAGGCGGACATACAAACTTGTATTATATTTACAAAGAAAATGAAAAAATAATTACTGATTTGCTTGGTGAAACATTGGACGATGCCGTTGGAGAAACTTATGATAAAATTGCAAGAATATTGGGATTAGAATATCCAGGAGGGCCACACATTGATAGACTATCAGTAAATGGAGAAGATATTTTAAAAATAAAAAAACCAAAAGTTGACGGCTACAACTTCAGTTTTAGTGGAATAAAGACTTTTATAACTAATTATGTAAATAATCAAAAGATGAAAGGTAATCCTATTTCAAAAGAAGATATTGCAAAATCTCTTCAGGAAATTATTGTAAATGTCTTATATGATAAAATATTTATGGCTGTGAAGGAAAAGGATGTGAAAACGATACTTGTTGCAGGAGGCGTTTCTGCCAACAGACGGCTTCGTGAAAAATTTTCAGAATTTAAAAATATTCAAACTAATGAAGGCAATCAAATAGAAGTTCATTTTCCAAAAATGGAATATTGCACTGATAATGCGGCTATGATAGGTGTTGCGGCTTATTATGACTTGAAGAATAATTCTCAAATTGAGCTGGGAAAACAGTATGATGTGGATGCGATTTCTACTAAAAATTAG
- a CDS encoding Cof-type HAD-IIB family hydrolase, with amino-acid sequence MYKAVISDLDGTLLSRGHHVTKFTKNVIKKIIKNGIKFYIASGRSFDQIGYVTEQLEVKIPIIAANGARIFDEDGNMIYEKGLSSKAAKAILGLDYENIAEGSHLNIFSGNDWIITKGTAQKVYDRISRDVKVDFKEVPKDELENLDILKIFYIGDHEQLTNLEKAILKITDDVNVIFVSDYCMEIMAKGANKGAAAKFLLEREGLELKDAVAFGDGENDFEMLTMVGKGFAMGNSIDRLKKLLPKDFEFVGENTEDGEAVKLQELFLERAKNI; translated from the coding sequence ATGTATAAAGCAGTTATCAGTGATTTGGACGGAACTTTGCTAAGCAGAGGTCATCACGTTACTAAATTCACTAAAAATGTAATAAAAAAAATAATAAAAAACGGAATAAAGTTTTATATTGCCTCAGGCAGAAGTTTTGATCAAATTGGATACGTAACTGAGCAGCTTGAAGTGAAAATTCCTATTATAGCGGCAAATGGGGCAAGGATTTTTGATGAAGATGGAAATATGATTTATGAAAAAGGATTATCAAGCAAAGCAGCAAAAGCAATATTAGGGCTGGATTACGAAAACATCGCTGAAGGTTCGCATCTAAACATTTTTTCAGGGAATGACTGGATTATTACAAAGGGAACGGCTCAAAAAGTGTATGACAGGATTTCGAGAGATGTAAAAGTTGACTTTAAGGAAGTTCCAAAAGATGAATTAGAAAACTTGGATATATTAAAAATATTTTACATTGGAGACCATGAACAGCTTACCAACTTGGAAAAAGCTATCTTGAAAATAACAGACGATGTAAATGTCATCTTTGTCAGTGATTACTGCATGGAAATTATGGCAAAAGGTGCAAACAAAGGAGCAGCGGCAAAATTCCTGCTAGAAAGGGAAGGCTTGGAATTAAAGGATGCGGTAGCCTTTGGAGATGGAGAAAATGACTTTGAAATGCTTACAATGGTTGGAAAAGGCTTTGCAATGGGAAATTCTATTGACAGGCTAAAAAAACTGCTGCCAAAAGATTTTGAATTCGTTGGAGAAAATACGGAAGACGGGGAAGCTGTGAAATTGCAGGAACTGTTTTTGGAAAGAGCGAAAAATATTTAA
- a CDS encoding HAD family hydrolase, which translates to MFKAVVTDLDGTLLNAEHKVSEFTRKTVKLLLKKGIKFYIATGRNYLGAKEAMDELDVQVPLITSHGSVAFDENGNEIFSNKLKREYLDKVLNIDYKSFGKDIIITGYAGPNWFVTENLREYFYNKKPDRTRYPQQITSEEFKKQDFTKIFFLGEDHDELLELENEIKRVIGEENISLLFANEGSLEVFPADCNKAKAAEVLLERDGLTLKDAVSFGDGLNDYDLITQTGLGFAMENSIYLLLEKLTDTEVIDSNANDGMAKKVRELFDL; encoded by the coding sequence ATGTTTAAGGCTGTTGTAACTGATTTGGACGGAACACTTTTAAATGCAGAGCATAAAGTAAGTGAATTTACTAGGAAAACAGTAAAACTGCTGTTAAAAAAAGGAATAAAGTTTTATATTGCAACTGGAAGAAATTATTTAGGAGCAAAGGAGGCTATGGACGAGCTTGATGTACAAGTCCCTTTGATTACTTCACATGGATCTGTTGCTTTTGATGAAAACGGAAATGAGATTTTTTCAAATAAACTAAAAAGAGAATATTTGGATAAAGTTCTGAATATTGATTATAAGTCATTTGGGAAAGATATTATTATAACTGGATATGCCGGACCAAACTGGTTTGTTACAGAAAATTTGAGGGAATATTTTTATAACAAGAAGCCTGACAGAACTAGATACCCTCAGCAGATTACTTCTGAAGAATTTAAAAAACAAGACTTTACAAAAATCTTTTTCCTTGGAGAAGATCATGACGAATTACTGGAACTGGAAAATGAAATAAAAAGAGTAATTGGTGAGGAAAATATAAGTCTTTTGTTTGCAAATGAAGGAAGTCTAGAGGTTTTTCCTGCAGATTGTAACAAAGCCAAAGCGGCAGAAGTGCTGCTGGAAAGAGATGGATTGACATTGAAGGATGCTGTTTCATTTGGGGACGGACTGAATGACTATGACTTGATAACTCAAACAGGGCTTGGATTTGCAATGGAAAATTCGATTTATTTATTGCTTGAAAAATTGACAGATACTGAAGTTATTGACAGCAATGCAAATGACGGGATGGCAAAAAAAGTAAGAGAATTATTTGATTTATAA
- a CDS encoding response regulator, translating to MSKIALVVDDTPFIREDIKDILEDQGYEVYEANDGLEAVEMYKKINPAIVTMDINMPRMHGLKATQVITDFDKDAKIMICSTMVMFPNYMKMGKEAGAKAFLSKPFDEQEFMNEFSKLFL from the coding sequence ATGAGTAAAATTGCATTGGTTGTAGATGATACACCATTTATTAGAGAGGATATAAAGGATATTCTGGAAGATCAAGGGTACGAAGTATACGAGGCAAATGATGGCTTGGAAGCTGTGGAAATGTATAAAAAGATAAATCCTGCAATTGTAACAATGGATATAAATATGCCAAGAATGCATGGATTAAAAGCCACACAAGTAATTACAGACTTTGACAAGGATGCCAAAATTATGATTTGCAGCACAATGGTTATGTTCCCAAATTATATGAAAATGGGAAAAGAAGCTGGAGCAAAGGCATTCTTATCAAAACCTTTTGATGAACAGGAATTTATGAATGAATTTTCAAAATTATTTTTGTAG
- a CDS encoding Cof-type HAD-IIB family hydrolase translates to MYKAVVSDLDGTLLNEEHKVSPFTKETIELLLKKGIKFYIATGRGYVGAKEIMDEIGLKIPLITSNGARIVDENGAEIYVNNIEQKYVDKIFSIDYKSFDNGIILNGFSGNHWYVTEDARDYFYTQKPNRKQYPEQIEWKEFKKLAFTKIFFLGEHEKLLEIEKEVRKVTNGEVNIVFVNEKSLEIFSKDCDKAAAAEFLLLREGLALKDAVSFGDGFNDYDLITQTRLGFAMKNSIYRLLEKLTDTEIIESNAEDGMAKKVRELFNI, encoded by the coding sequence ATGTATAAAGCTGTTGTAAGTGATCTGGATGGGACGCTTTTAAATGAAGAGCATAAGGTTAGTCCATTTACGAAAGAAACAATTGAATTATTGCTGAAAAAAGGAATAAAATTTTATATTGCGACTGGACGGGGTTATGTTGGAGCAAAGGAAATAATGGACGAAATTGGATTGAAGATTCCTTTGATTACATCAAACGGTGCCAGAATTGTAGATGAAAATGGAGCAGAAATTTACGTCAACAATATTGAGCAGAAATATGTAGATAAAATTTTTTCGATTGACTATAAATCATTTGACAATGGAATAATTTTAAATGGATTCTCAGGCAATCATTGGTACGTAACAGAAGATGCCAGAGATTATTTTTATACACAAAAGCCAAATAGAAAGCAATATCCAGAGCAGATTGAGTGGAAAGAGTTTAAAAAACTTGCTTTTACAAAAATATTTTTTCTAGGCGAACACGAAAAATTGCTGGAAATTGAAAAGGAAGTCAGAAAAGTTACGAATGGAGAAGTCAATATCGTATTTGTAAATGAAAAAAGTCTGGAAATTTTTTCAAAAGATTGCGATAAGGCTGCAGCTGCAGAGTTTTTACTATTAAGAGAGGGACTTGCATTAAAAGATGCTGTTTCATTTGGAGATGGATTTAACGATTATGATTTAATAACTCAGACTAGACTTGGATTTGCAATGAAAAACTCAATTTACAGATTGCTTGAAAAATTAACAGATACTGAAATTATCGAAAGTAATGCTGAAGATGGAATGGCTAAAAAAGTAAGGGAATTATTTAATATTTAA
- a CDS encoding thioredoxin family protein, translated as MGTFEDYLKFEVTEAQEDEKQLRIIEKISLSEETEKAIKSIDKDITIIAVAQVYCPDCRATVPFLKKFSDLNNKIKIDYRSRETAKEFFPDTDERIKIPTLISYVDGKYNTFWNEFPDVVRKEMDKNPENFEDIKYNFRIGKFNAEIEKELVDYLTSL; from the coding sequence ATGGGAACATTTGAAGATTATTTAAAATTTGAAGTTACTGAAGCTCAGGAAGATGAAAAGCAGCTAAGAATTATAGAAAAAATTTCTTTATCAGAAGAAACTGAAAAGGCTATAAAAAGTATAGACAAGGATATTACAATTATCGCTGTAGCACAAGTTTACTGTCCAGATTGCCGTGCAACTGTCCCTTTCCTAAAAAAATTCAGCGACTTGAACAATAAAATAAAAATTGACTACCGTTCAAGGGAAACTGCCAAAGAATTTTTTCCAGATACAGATGAAAGAATAAAAATACCTACATTAATTTCGTATGTTGATGGAAAATATAATACTTTTTGGAATGAATTTCCGGATGTAGTAAGAAAGGAAATGGATAAAAATCCAGAAAATTTTGAAGACATTAAGTACAATTTCAGAATTGGAAAGTTTAATGCAGAAATTGAAAAAGAACTGGTTGACTACTTGACTTCTTTATAA
- the glmS gene encoding glutamine--fructose-6-phosphate transaminase (isomerizing), translating into MCGIVGYIGAKNAQEFVIDGLEKLEYRGYDSAGIAVNTGNEKFEIVKKVGKLQNLADELKKNPLSGTVAIGHTRWATHGKPSDENSHPHFNKDKTLVVVHNGIIENYLEIKKDLVAKGYEFKSETDTEVVAHLLDELYTGDLLETVKKLLKVIKGAYALGIMSVNEPDRIIAARKESPLIVGLGDGENFIASDIPAILKYTRDVYLIENNEIVEIKKDSVKIMDVEGNEIKRDITHIEWDLEAASKGGYEYFMEKEIFEQPEVLVKTLNSRVDENYNINFDDAGLTREYLNGINDIYIVACGTAYHAGLAGKHIIEKKTRIRVDVDIASEFRYRNPVIDDKALVIVLSQSGETLDTLEAMKEAKRHGARVVAITNVVGSSIAREADHVIYTWAGPEIAVASTKAYTTQMVILNLMAIDFAYKFGKITKDEVVSDIKKLYEVEQSIQKMLEYDEKIKDVANKIKDSESMFYLGRGLDYVIAVEGALKSKEISYIHSEAFASGELKHGTIALITDGVPVVVNVTQSDLFEKSVSNIKEVTSRGAYVIAIAKEGNTVVEEVADEVFYIPDVEDDYAGFPTIVIHQLLAYYLSKLKGNDVDKPRNLAKSVTVE; encoded by the coding sequence ATGTGTGGAATTGTAGGTTACATTGGAGCGAAAAATGCTCAGGAATTTGTTATTGACGGATTGGAAAAATTAGAGTACAGAGGTTATGATTCGGCTGGGATTGCTGTTAATACTGGAAATGAGAAATTTGAGATTGTGAAAAAAGTTGGGAAATTGCAAAATTTGGCTGATGAGCTGAAAAAAAATCCACTTTCAGGGACAGTTGCGATAGGGCATACAAGATGGGCAACTCATGGTAAGCCATCTGATGAAAATTCACACCCTCATTTTAACAAGGATAAAACATTAGTTGTTGTTCACAACGGAATCATTGAAAATTATCTGGAAATAAAAAAAGATTTAGTTGCAAAAGGGTATGAGTTTAAATCAGAAACTGATACAGAAGTTGTGGCACATTTGCTAGATGAACTTTATACAGGAGACTTGCTTGAAACAGTAAAGAAATTGTTAAAAGTTATAAAAGGTGCGTATGCACTGGGGATTATGTCTGTAAACGAGCCTGACAGAATTATTGCAGCGAGAAAGGAAAGTCCGCTTATTGTAGGGCTTGGAGATGGAGAAAACTTTATTGCGTCAGATATTCCTGCAATTTTAAAATATACTAGGGATGTATACTTGATTGAAAATAATGAAATTGTGGAAATAAAAAAAGATTCTGTAAAAATTATGGATGTAGAAGGAAACGAGATAAAGAGAGACATAACTCATATTGAGTGGGATTTGGAAGCTGCTTCTAAAGGTGGTTATGAGTATTTTATGGAAAAAGAAATTTTTGAACAGCCAGAAGTGCTTGTAAAAACTTTAAACAGCAGAGTTGATGAAAATTATAACATTAATTTTGATGATGCAGGGCTTACAAGGGAATATTTGAATGGAATCAATGATATTTATATTGTAGCTTGCGGAACTGCTTACCACGCTGGGCTTGCTGGAAAGCATATTATTGAGAAAAAAACAAGAATACGTGTAGATGTTGACATTGCGTCAGAATTTAGATATAGAAACCCTGTGATTGACGATAAGGCATTGGTTATTGTATTAAGTCAGTCTGGAGAAACTTTAGACACGCTTGAGGCTATGAAAGAGGCAAAAAGACATGGAGCAAGGGTAGTCGCAATTACAAATGTAGTTGGCTCTTCGATAGCAAGGGAAGCGGATCACGTTATTTACACTTGGGCAGGACCTGAAATTGCCGTTGCTTCTACAAAGGCATACACTACTCAAATGGTAATTTTAAACTTGATGGCAATAGACTTTGCATATAAATTTGGAAAAATTACAAAAGATGAAGTAGTTTCAGATATTAAAAAACTGTATGAAGTGGAACAAAGCATCCAAAAAATGCTGGAATATGATGAAAAAATAAAAGATGTTGCAAACAAGATTAAAGATAGCGAAAGCATGTTTTATCTTGGACGTGGACTGGATTATGTAATCGCTGTGGAAGGTGCGTTAAAATCTAAGGAAATTTCGTATATTCATTCAGAGGCTTTTGCTTCAGGAGAATTGAAACATGGTACAATTGCACTTATTACAGATGGAGTGCCAGTTGTTGTAAACGTTACACAATCTGACTTGTTTGAAAAATCTGTATCAAATATAAAAGAAGTTACCTCAAGAGGAGCTTACGTTATCGCAATTGCAAAAGAAGGAAACACAGTTGTAGAAGAAGTGGCTGATGAAGTATTCTATATTCCAGATGTGGAAGATGATTATGCAGGATTCCCTACAATTGTAATTCATCAGCTATTGGCATATTATTTATCAAAATTAAAGGGAAATGATGTTGATAAGCCAAGAAACTTGGCAAAATCAGTAACTGTAGAATAA
- a CDS encoding site-2 protease family protein, translated as MKIVKNYYNRFKVLNPKYSEIKLGIIVAIIIYFIARIFFAVEISGDTIISLVVFVISMTLHEVAHGYVAYKFGDDTAKREGRITLNPLKHIDLTGIILPMLILLSGFKFLVGWAKPVPVNFHNLRPHRLGLFCVAIAGIVVNFILAGTSLILLKFGGKYLDIDNIFMTILLYIYLINLLLGLFNLIPITPLDGGRIVYSLSGYRIREFYNKIERYGILIIFVVVYLEGPALTRGFIEIVKFFLKLAGIDIGLTF; from the coding sequence GTGAAAATAGTAAAAAATTATTATAACAGGTTTAAGGTCTTAAATCCCAAATATTCAGAAATAAAACTGGGGATTATTGTTGCAATTATTATTTATTTTATTGCAAGAATTTTTTTTGCTGTGGAAATTTCAGGAGATACGATAATTTCACTTGTGGTTTTTGTAATATCAATGACCCTTCATGAGGTGGCACATGGATATGTGGCATATAAATTTGGCGATGATACTGCCAAAAGAGAGGGAAGAATTACTCTGAATCCTCTTAAACATATTGATTTGACAGGAATAATCCTCCCAATGCTTATACTTTTGAGCGGATTTAAATTTTTGGTGGGCTGGGCAAAGCCTGTTCCAGTTAATTTTCACAATTTAAGACCACATCGGCTTGGGCTATTTTGTGTTGCAATCGCTGGAATAGTGGTAAATTTTATTCTTGCGGGAACTTCACTTATATTGCTGAAATTTGGAGGTAAATATCTGGATATTGATAATATTTTTATGACAATCCTGCTTTATATTTATTTAATAAATCTTTTGTTAGGACTATTTAACTTGATACCAATAACACCGCTAGACGGGGGTAGGATAGTATATTCACTTTCAGGGTATAGAATTAGGGAATTTTATAATAAAATTGAAAGATATGGAATTTTGATTATTTTTGTAGTAGTTTATTTAGAGGGTCCTGCTTTAACACGTGGATTTATAGAAATTGTAAAATTTTTTTTAAAACTTGCGGGAATAGACATTGGCTTAACTTTTTAA
- a CDS encoding IMPACT family protein: MKTVKKETIIEFEEKKSKFIGYIKPVSTVAEAEKFIDSIKQMHPNATHNVPLYRVMENGQEYFKYNDDGEPSNTAGKPMAEILNILDVYNVAIVATRYFGGIKLGAGGLIRNYAKTAKLAVNEAEITEYVEKSIFILDYDYEYTSEMEAFLNGNSQKFGIEILEKNYSNRVTMKISANDEIEKELNSLQKIIVIKM, encoded by the coding sequence TTGAAAACAGTAAAAAAAGAAACAATCATTGAATTTGAAGAAAAAAAATCAAAATTTATTGGCTATATTAAGCCAGTTTCGACAGTAGCTGAAGCTGAAAAGTTTATTGATTCAATAAAACAAATGCATCCAAACGCAACTCACAATGTGCCTCTTTACAGAGTAATGGAAAATGGACAGGAATATTTCAAGTACAATGATGATGGAGAGCCGAGCAATACAGCGGGAAAACCAATGGCGGAAATACTTAACATTTTAGATGTGTATAATGTGGCAATAGTTGCAACAAGATATTTTGGAGGAATAAAGCTGGGGGCAGGCGGACTTATAAGAAATTATGCAAAAACTGCGAAATTAGCTGTCAATGAGGCAGAAATTACAGAATATGTGGAAAAATCCATTTTCATTTTGGATTATGACTATGAATATACTTCAGAAATGGAGGCATTTCTAAACGGAAATAGTCAAAAATTCGGAATAGAAATATTGGAAAAAAATTATTCAAACAGGGTAACAATGAAGATATCGGCAAATGATGAAATTGAAAAGGAATTAAACAGCTTGCAGAAAATTATTGTAATAAAAATGTAA
- a CDS encoding YbaB/EbfC family nucleoid-associated protein gives MVRKIKGAGNKSGGNQQDIIKQAQVMQQEMLKIQEGLKDKFVETSVAGGGITVKANGQKKIVDLSISLDVLKDAIDENDATIVSDLIVNAVNEILDKAEEMAEKEMEVVTGGVSIPGLF, from the coding sequence ATGGTTAGAAAAATAAAAGGAGCAGGAAACAAATCTGGTGGAAATCAGCAGGATATAATCAAGCAAGCTCAAGTAATGCAACAAGAGATGTTAAAAATCCAAGAAGGATTAAAGGATAAATTTGTAGAAACATCTGTTGCTGGTGGAGGAATTACTGTAAAAGCAAACGGACAGAAAAAAATTGTAGATTTATCAATTTCATTGGATGTATTAAAAGATGCAATTGATGAAAATGATGCAACAATTGTTTCAGACTTAATTGTAAATGCAGTAAATGAAATCTTGGATAAAGCTGAAGAAATGGCTGAAAAAGAAATGGAAGTAGTTACTGGTGGAGTAAGTATACCAGGATTATTCTAA